AGAGGGAGAGCGCGCCGAGCAGCAGTGCCACGTACGGCCAGCTGAAGAGGGCGAAGAAGAAGGCCCACATGCCCGAGAGCAGGGCATAGCGCGCACGGCGCTGGGCGGGGTCCGTCGGGTCCCAGCGCGGGTTCTGGCCGCCCTGGGGGCCGCCCGGGCCCTCGGGGCCGCCGCGGGGGCGGTCGCCGAAGCCGCCGGAGGAGCGGCCGGGCTGCCGGTCGCTCCACTGCCCGCCCCACGGCGCGCGGTCGCCCTCGCCGCCGTCCCGGGAGTCGTCACCCGACGGACGCCGCGGCTGCCAGGGCCGGTCCGGGGTGCCCTCGGGCGGCGGGGCGAACGGGTTGTCCTCCTGGGAGCCGCGCCCTCGCTCGTCGCCGCGGTCGCCGTCCGAAGGCGCGTCGGGTGGTGAGCTGGGGCGCTCCCGCAGCAGCACGCTGCCGCGCTCCCCTCCCTGCGCCGAGAGCTGGGGGAACGTGAGGAGTCGCATGCTGCGGTCCGGCATCAAGTGAGCGTCTTCCCGTTGATGAGGAGGAATGAGTCGGTGGGCAAGAACGAGTGGACAGAACTGAACGGTGTCGGACCCGGGTCCGCCATCTCTTGAACGCATCGCGTCCGGACGGCGTTCCCGAACCGGCTCCGCCCAGACGCTACCTTCCGGCCATGCCCCCGTCCCGTGGGGGCTGCCCGGTGTGCCGGTATCGTTGCTGTCGGTCGGCCGGTTCGTAGGCTTCCCCGTATCCGGGGGCGCGAAGCATTCGTATGAATGTACAAACGCCACAGGCCGGCCGCCTGGACAGACGCTTCCCCGAGAAAGGCCCCGACCGTGGCCGCCAAGCCCGTGGCCCAGCGCGCCAAGCGCCTCGTCGTGCTGGTCTCCGGATCCGGTACCAACCTTCAGGCGCTCCTCGACGAGATCGACGCCGCCGGTGCGCAGGCGTACGGGGCCGAGATCGTGGCCGTCGGCGCCGACCGTGAGGGCATCGAGGGGTTGGCACGCGCCGAGCGCGCCGGGCTGCCCACCTTCGTGCGCGAGGTCAGGGACTACGGCAGCCGCCAGGAGTGGGACGCCGCCCTGGCCGAGGCCGTCGCCGCCTTCGAGCCCGACCTCGTCGTCTCCGCCGGGTTCATGAAGATCGTCGGCAAGGAGTTCCTCGCGCGGTTCGGCGGGCGGTTCGTCAACACGCACCCCGCCCTGCTGCCCAGTTTCCCCGGCGCCCACGGCGTGCGGGACGCGCTCGCGTACGGCGCGAAGGTCACCGGCTGCACCGTCCACTTCGTCGACGACGGCGTCGACACCGGACCGATCATCGCCCAGGGCGTGGTCGAGGTCCGGGACGAGGACGACGAGAGCGCTCTGCACGAGCGCATCAAGGAAGTCGAGCGAAGGCTGCTCGTCGAGGTCGTGGGGCGGCTCGCCCGCAACGGCTATCGCATTGAGGGACGAAAGGTAGTTATCCAGTGACCGCCGAGAGCAACAAGCGGCCCCTTCGCCGGGCGCTCGTCAGCGTCTACGACAAGACCGGGCTGGAGGAGCTCGCCCGCGGCCTGCACGAGGCCGGTGTGGAGCTCGTCTCCACCGGGTCCACGGCCGCCCGCATCTCCGCCGCCGGCGTCCCGGTCACCAAGGTCGAGGAGCTCACCGGCTTCCCCGAGTGCCTGGACGGCCGCGTCAAGACGCTGCACCCCCGGGTCCACGCCGGCATCCTCGCCGACCTGCGCCTGGAGGACCACCAGCGGCAGCTCGCCGAGCTGGGTGTCGAGCCGTTCGACCTCGTCGTCGTCAACCTCTACCCGTTCCGCGAGACCGTCGCCTCCGGTGCCACCCCCGACGAGTGCGTCGAGCAGATCGACATCGGCGGGCCCTCGATGGTCCGGGCCGCCGCCAAGAACCACCCCTCGGTCGCGGTCGTCACCAGCCCCGCGCGCTACGCCGACGTCCTGTCCGCCGTGCAGAACGGCGGCTTCGACCTCGCCACCCGCAAGCGGCTCGCCGCCGAGGCCTTCCAGCACACGGCCGCGTACGACGTCGCCGTCGCCTCCTGGTTCGCCTCCTCCTACGCGCCCGTCGACGAGTCGCAGTTCCCCGACTTCCTCGGCGCCACCTGGGAGCGCGAGCACACCCTGCGCTACGGCGAGAACCCGCACCAGCCCGCCGCCCTGTACGTCTCCGGCAGCGGCGGCCTCGCCGAGGCCGAGCAGCTGCACGGCAAGGAGATGTCGTACAACAACTACACGGACACGGACGCCGCCCGCCGTGCCGCGTACGACCACGCCGAGCCCTGCGTCGCGATCATCAAGCACGCCAACCCCTGCGGTATCGCGGTGGGCGCGGACGTCGCCGAGGCGCACCGCAAGGCGCACGCCTGTGACCCGCTGTCGGCGTTCGGCGGCGTGATCGCGGTCAACCGCCCGGTGAGCAAGGAGATGGCCGAGCAGGTCGCGGAGATCTTCACCGAGGTCATCGTCGCGCCGGACTACGAGGACGGCGCCCTGGAGGCGCTCACCAAGAAGAAGAACATCCGCGTGCTGCGCTGCCCTCAGGGCCCGTCGAACCCCGTCGAGGTCAAGCCCATCGACGGCGGCGCGCTGCTCCAGGTCACCGACCGGCTCCAGGCCGACGGCGACGACCCGGCCAACTGGACGCTGGCGGCCGGCGAGGCGCTGAGCGCCGAGGAACTGGCCGAGCTGGCCTTCGCCTGGAAGGCCTGCAGGGCCGTCAAGTCCAACGCGATCCTGCTCGCCAAGGACGGGGCCTCGGTCGGTGTCGGCATGGGCCAGGTCAACCGCGTCGACTCCGCGAAGCTGGCGGTGGAGCGGGCGGGCGCCGAGCGTGCGCAGGGCTCCTACGCGGCCTCCGACGCGTTCTTCCCCTTCCCGGACGGCCTGGAGATCCTCACCGAGGCCGGTGTGAAGGCCGTGGTCCAGCCCGGCGGCTCCGTCCGTGACGAACTGGTCGTGGAGGCCGCGCAGAAGGCCGGCGTCACGATGTACTTCACGGGGACGCGGCACTTCTTCCACTGAGCCGCGTCGCAATGACATGGACGGGCCTGCCGGTTGTCAGCCGGCGGGCCCGTCCGCGTTCGCGTTGCGGTAGGGCTACCGTCAGGGCACCGTTGGAGCACCGTTGAGAACGCCCCTCATCTTCCGCTGGGAATACGAGCCGGACTGAACCGGCCCCCTGCCTACGTCGAACTGCGCAGCGCCGCCCAGGTGTCGGGTCCCACCTGGCCGTCCGCGGAGAGGCCCTTGGCCCTCTGGAACTTCTTGACGGCGGCTTGCGTGGCGCCGCCGAACTGCCCGTCCACGCCCGCGTCGCCGACCTTGAAGCCACGCTGGGCGAGCATGCACTGCACCTGGACCACGCGCTGCCCCTTGTCACCGCGGACGGTGAGCTCGGTGCCGGAGTAATACGTGCACCGGGAGATCCAGGGAGGGGCGCCGGGCGCGGTAGCCGTCTTGGTGGGTGCGGCGGTCGGGTCGCCTCCGTCACTGCCCCCGCCGTCTTCGCCACCGTCCGGGGCGCCGGAGGTCTCGCCGGTGGGTTCGGCCCGGGTTTCGCCCCCGTCTGTCCTCGGGTCAGTTGACGCCTCGTCCGCCCGCGCCCCCGACGCGCCTTGCTTCTCCTCCTTGCCGGCTTCCTTCTCCTGGGCGCCGGAGGGTGATACGGACGAACCGGGCGGAGGGGCGGTCCGGGCGTCGTCGCCGGTGCTGGTGGCGACCGCTGTCGGCACTGTCGAGGCGGTGTCGCCGACGGACGGACGGGAGAGGAAGAAGGTTCCTGCAACAACGGCGCACACGGTGAGACCGGCGGCGACGGCGAGGTACACCTTCCGCTTCGTGCGCCCGCCGCCGCTGTCCCTCGTGGGACTCTGCTCGGGGCCAGGGCCAGGGCCAGGGCCAGGGCCAGGGCCAGGGCCAGGGCCAGGGCCAGGGCCAGGGGCAGGGGCAGGGGCTGGAATTGCTGTGCCCTGGGCCGCCGGCCCACGTAGCTGGACGGTCTCGTGAGCGGCCTTCGGTAAGGTGAAACGTTCCAGTACGTCGCAGGCCTGCTGTCGGACGAGCAGCCGGCCGCCCAGCGGCTCGTGCCAGGAGGCGGCGTGGGGGTCCCCGGCGGCCTCGGCGGCCTCGGTCAGTTGCCGAGGCGTGGGACGGCCGGCGGGATCCTTGGAGAGGCAGGCGGCAAGCACTGCGGCCAGTCCGGCGTCCCGGGCCGCCAGTCCGGCCATGATCTCGGCCTTGGGCTCCTCGAACGCGACACGGTGCATCACGTCGACGCCCGTCCCGTCACCGAAAGGAGCGCGCCCCGTGGCCGCGTAGATCAGGCTTCCCGCGAGGGAGAAGACGTCGGAGGCGGTGTCGCAGTGGCCCTCGCGCAGATACTCGGGCGCCATGAACGCGGGCGTGCCGACCCGGTTCCCGGTCGAGGTGATCACGCTGCTGTCGGTGGCCCGCGCGATACCGAAGTCGATGATGTGCGCGCCCTGCTGGGAGAGGATCACATTGGACGGCTTGAGATCCCGGTGCACCACACCGGCGGCGGCCAGCGCTGCCAGAGCCTGCCCGAGATCACCGACCAGCCGCCACACCCCGGCGACGTCGAGAGGGCCGCACTCGCGGACGGCGTCGGCGAGGTTGAGGCCGGGCAGATACTGCGTCGCCATCCACAGCAGGGAGTCGTCGAATCCCGTGCCCAGCAGCTGGGGCGCCCGCGCTGTACGAACCCGGACGTGCAGGGCGGCCTCCCGCTCGAAACGCCGCCGGAAGCGGGGGTCCTCGGCGTACTCGGGGCGGATCACCTTGACGGCGGCGAGGCCGGGGGCGTTGTCGGCGGGGCGGGCCAGATACACCCTCCCCATGCCGCCGCTGCCGAGCCTCCCCAGGGGGATGTACGGGCCGATGCGCCCGGGATCGGCGGGCTGCAGCGGGGTGGTGCCGGCCTGCTCCAGGGCGCCGTCATCGAACGCCGCGTCGGCAGGGCCGGGCCACCGATGGTCTGTCATGGGTCCCCCGACCTGCTTTCCTTCTCAACGTGCTCTCATGTCACGCCAGTTGGCTGATGAGAGGTTATCGTCCCGGCGCCGGGGGTGTTCCGGATGCGGCAGGAAGGGGGCGGGGGCGCCGTAGGACTGTGCGACGGGGAACAGGATCTGGAACACGCGGGCTGCGGGATGCATGTGCGGGGAACTCCACTGCGGCGGGCCGGGAAGAGGGGCGGGACAGCCGCGGTGAGCGTGGAAAGGTGACGCTCACCGCGGCGGTGCGCCCGGGCTCGACCGCGCACCCCTGTCCACGGTCTCCTCCCTCGGCTGTGCCGACTCCCCCCGAGTGATCTCGTGGATCCTCGTCAGCCGATGAAGCTACCGGGCAGGCAACTGCGCCCGGGGTCGCCGTTGCGGTAGAAGTACCAGTCCATCGCCTTGCGGGTGTCAGGGCCGTAGATCCCGTCCACGCCGATCTTCGCGTCCCTTTGCACCGCCTTGACGGCCTCACGTGTCTTGTCCCCGTAGATGCCGTCGATCCCGCCGGTGCTCAGGTTGTGGCAGTGGACCAGGTTGAACTGAAGCTCCTTGACAGCCGAGCTCTCGTTGCCGTACTTCAGGATGCAGTTCCTGGTGCCGTTGCCCTTGTAGTACGGCTGATTGACGGTGTCCGTCCCACCGGCCTTCACCCTCGTGACGCCGTTGCACGTCGGATACGAGGCGGCGAACGTGGACGGTGCGGCAGCGATCACGCCGCCCAGGAGACTTGCCGTAAGAACTCCTGCGAAAACGGCTGCCCGGGTGCGGAGCGGGCGGTTCTGGATCATGTGGTTCTCCCTACGATGTGCGGGTTTCTGCTGGCTTGTCCGCGCCGCAATCATGGTTTAGGGCAAAGGGTTGGGTGAACCTGAAATGTTTCAGGGTCGTCATGGGAGAGGCTCACCTGGCACCACACCGTCTTGCCGCCAGGCGACAGCGGTACCCCCCAGCGTCGGGCGACCGCGTCGAGCAGGAGCAGGCCGCGGCCCGTCTCGTCGTCCTCGTCCGGGTGGCGGGTGATGAGCCAGGCGTGCGGGTCGGGGTCGGTCACCTCCAGTCGGGTACGGCCGTCCGGGGTGCGGAACAGGTGGACTGTCACCGGGGTGCCCTCGCCGACGTGGGCGATCACGTTCGTCAGCAACTCGCTCACACAGAGCTGAACTTCGAGGCAGGGCCCGCCCACGTGGTCGCGTACGGCTCGGCGTACCTCGGGTACGGCCTTGGGGAGCGCGGGCAATTCGAGGACGAGGGGTTCGTGGGCGTGGGGGCGGGGGTGCATGGGAGACGCCTCCATGTGCGCTCCGCGATGAGTCGCTCACACACTGACGTCGAGTTGCGTACCGTGAAAGGGGTTTCGGCTGTGCACGAGCAAGTGAGAAACGACGGTGGTGGGTTGTTCCCGCGAAGAAGGACCCTGACGCGTCGACGAGTGTTCCCTGCTTCTACGGCGCCGAGTTGCGTTATAGGAGGGAGCAAGCGGGGCTGACGCTGGAGCAGTTGGTGGAGGGGAGTTTCCGGGGGATCTCGTTCCTCAGCCAGATCGAGCGGGGGGAGCGGGGGATGCCGTTGGACCTGGCCCGGCACGTGGACCAGAAGCTGGGAACAGACGGGTTCTTCGAGCGGCGGTGTGAGGACGCGGCCAAGGCGCGGCGGGTGGGGCACGCGTGGTACTACGCGGACGTCCCGGACATGGAGAAGCGGGCGCTGTCGCTGGAGGAGTGGGCTCCCAACGTCGTTCCGGGTCTTCTGCAGACCGGAGCTTATGTTCGGGGGCTTATTCAGTACGTGGAGCCGGAGGTGCCACCGAAGGCGGTTGAGGAACGTGTCAGCGCACGGTTGGCGCGTGCGGAGTTGTGGAAACGCGAGGACCGGCCGAGCTATTGGGGGATCCTGAGCGAGTCGGTGATCCGCAGAACGCCGCTTTCTCCGGCGGTGATGGCCGAGCAGTTGGACCACATCCTCGACGTGATCCGGTCCACACGGAACGTTCTTCAGATCGTTCCGGAAACAGTCCCCTGGCACCCCCTCGCGGGTGGCATGGCCAAGATCATGACCTTTCCCGACGCTCCGCCGTTGGTATACACCGAGGGCGATTTGACTGGCCACATCGTCGATTTCCCGGCCCAAGTGAAGGAGTTCCGTCGTAGATACGATTGGCTCAGGGCCGTCGCACTGTCACCCGAGGCGTCCCTGGCCTTGATGGACGACGCAGCGAGGATCTACAGAGATGAAGCGCAGCAAGGGGATTTGACCTAGGTTCCGTCGCTTGGCGCAAGAGCAGCTACAGCAACGCCGATGGCGGCGACTGCGTCGAAGTAGCCGACAACCTCCCCGGCACCGTCCCCGTCCGCGACTCCAAAAACCCAGAGGGCCCCGCCCTGGTGTTCCCCACCCGAGCCTGGGCCCTCTTCATCAAGTCCCTGTAGCCCGGCCCCTCACCACGGCGTCAGAACATCCACCACCGCCGTGAACGACGAGCAACTGTCGATCAGCCGGTGCGAGCGCGGCGCATACGTGCCCGCCAGGTTGCCCATGCTGTTCACCGCGCTGCACCCGGTGCGCTGCGCCAGGCGGCGGCGGTCCGCGTCCGCGGGGGAGAAGTCGGTGCCCCGGAAGTAGGCGACGGCACTCTCCTCATGGCTGTCGTCGATGTTGTTGAAGATCGAACGCACCGGGGCGTCGGCGGCCCAGGTGCAGGTGTCCTTGCCCGACTGCCAGTCCGGGTCGTCGCCCTGCCAGACGCACATGTCGCCGTTGCCGTTGTGCTCGTGGAAGAAGCAGACACTGTCCTCCGGGCAGCGGTGGTAGCCGTAGACCACCTCGCCGCGCGCATTGGTGGGGAAGGCCAGCTCTCTGGGCAGGGCCGCGTACACCGGCGTTCCATCGTCCGTGGTCACATGACGGTAGGCCGAGACCGTCGACGTCGTCGTGATGAGCAGGGCCAACGTGAGCGTTGCCGTGAGTACGGGGCGTCGCTGCCAGAAGCGGGGGCGCAGTCGGGGCAGTCGGGCCGGTGTGACGACGCCCGCGGCCTTCGTGACGCGGGGCAGCAGCGCCGCCGCGGTGGTGCGCTCGGCGTGTGTGCGGGCGAGACAGTCGGTGATGATCTCCCGCCAGCCCTCGGGTAGTTCAGGGGACAGGCGCAGTTCGTCCGTGCCGCGTGCGTAACGCGTCGCCGCGTCGATGCGGCCCTCGGTCGTCCCGCCCGGCAGCGGAAACTCTCCGGTCAGGACGACATGGGCGAGGACACCGAAGGCCCAGATGTCGGCGGTCGGGCGGATGCGCGTGCCGCGTTCGTCGACCTCGGGCCAGAGCAGCTCGGGCGGGGTGTAGTCGGGTGTGGCGAAGGCGGGCGCGTAGGCGTGGGTGCCTTCCAGTTCGGCGGCCATGTTGAAGTCGGCGAGCCGTACCGAATCGTCTTTCATGAGCAGGACGTTGGCCGGCTTCAGGTCGCCGTGGATCCAGCCCGCGTGGTGCAGCTGGTGCAGGCCCTCGCAGATCTGGGCCAGCAGGGCCGGGCCGGACTCGGGTGTCGGGTCGTGTGCCAGTACGGCGTCCAGGGAGGTCTCGGCCCGTTCCAGGACGATGACGGTGGCGCCGTCCAGCTCCGGGTGGTCCGGGTCGTCGACGGTCAGCGTTTCGTGCATGCGGATGAGGCGGGGCGCGCGCAACCGGCCCAGCAACTCGACCTCCCGCTCGGCCAGTTCGCGTAGATGGCGCAGCTGGCGTGGGGTGCGGGTGCCGGTCGGCAGGAACTTCAGGGCGGCCCGGCGGGGCAGGGCCGGATCCGCCTCGCCGGTCGGCCGGCCTGCATACACGGTCGCGAAGGCACCGGACCCGAGAGGCTCCCGCACCTCCCAGTGGCCTACGCGGTAGCCCTGCGGTACGGGCACCGCGTGCGGCTGCTGTCCGGACGCGCTGTGCACGGATCCGTCCCCTCCCCCGAAAATCGAGGACCACCCTCGCCCCGCCAACGAAGGGCGGAGCGAGGGCGTTCCAGAAGTACGGCTCAGCCGTCCACCTCGTACTGGCCCATCTCGATGAAGTACCGCAACTCCTCCGGCGTCCCGTCAATGGCGTCCTCCGCCGCGGCCCGCAGCGCGTCGCTGATCGTCGGGTCGGCGAGGATGCGGGCGACACGGACGCGGTCGTCCTCGGCGACGGCCAGGCGGTAGCCCGTCTCCAGGAAGGCGCGCAGGGCTTCCGGGGTGTTGGCGTCGAGGGCCTCGTTGGCCTCCCGGATGACCGCCTTGTCGGTCTTGGGGTCGGCGGAGGCGAGGATGCGTGCTATGGCGACGCGGTCGTCCTCGGCCTGGGCGATCCAGCGGCCGGTCTCCAGAAAGTACCGCTGGTCCTCGATGGTGCCGTCCAAGGCCTTCTGCGCGGCGGCGTAGACGGCCCTGCCCGTGGTGGGGTCGGCGAGGATGCGCGCGATCGCGCCCCGGACGTCGTCGTCGGACATGTCACCGACGCTTGAGCCGGCCGTGTCGGAAGCGGTCGCCGCGGTGGTGGCGGACGACGGGGACGACTCGGCGGCGAGGGCCGGGCCGGCCAGCAGGAGCGCGGGGGTCAGAGCGACGGTTGTCACGAGGGTCAGGGCGGTACGGGTTGGTCTCACGTGTGAACCTTCCTCGGGTAGGTCAATCGCGCAGGTGAAGTGCCGGTGTGTTCATCATCCTTGCAACCGCGCCCGAACTCACCGCGATAACTCCCCCTGGGGCCCGTCCTTTCCGCACCCATCCTGAAACCTTTGAGGGTCACACAGTGCCTCCTCCGTGTGACTCTGCACATGGCCAACACGACCCGAGGGGGAGCACATGAATTTTCTCAGGAAGCGTTCACGGGCAGTGGCGGCGGTCCTGGGCGCCGCCATGGTGACCACGCTGGGACTGGCGGCATCACCGGCCTCGGCGAAGGTGTCCGACGGGTGGATACGGGGGTACGGCAAGTTCTCCGACGACTGGGACGACGAGGGTGAGCTGTCCCGCACGTCCTGGCGAAGCTCCAACGCGACGTGCCTGTGGCAGCGCATCCTGTGGGCGGAGGGAGCCTACGCGACGAACTACGACGGCAAGATCTTCGAAGAGGGCCACATCGACGGGGACTTCGGGTGGCGCACCCTCTATTCGACGATCGATCTGCAGAAGAAGCTGGGGGAAACCGCGGACGGCATCGTGGGCGAAAAGACCTTCAGCCGGGTCAACAAGCACATGTACAAGATCGGTGGGTCGACCGACAGCGAGAGGACCCTGTATCTGCGGTACGAGGGCAAGAAGCACACCTTCGATCTGCGCCGCAACACCGAGGGGAAGTACGTTTTCCCCGACCGCAAGGGCGACTCGCGTCAGGCGGGGTACAAATACCACTCCTGCGGCTGACAGGCAGCCGCGCGGGTTGTGGGGAAGGTCAGACCTCGTCGGCCTTCCGCAGCGCGCTCCACGTCCGCGCGTCCACCACCCCGTCCGACTCCAGCCCCTCCCGCTTCTGGAACGTCATCACCGCGTCGTGCGTCAGCGGGCCGAAGTCCCCGTCGACCTCGCCGACCGCGGTGATGCCGTGCAGATAGCGGAGCAGGCACTGCGCCTCACGGACCTGGCTGCCGCCCTCGCCCCGCTTGACGGTGAAGTCCCAGGTGCTGTTCCAGCCCGCGGTGTAGCCGACGCCGTGCTCCTCGTCCTCGTACACCGCCGGCTTCTCGCAGCTGGGCGGTGCCGCGGCGGCCGGGGGATCGTCACGGAGAGCGTACGTCACCGCGGTCCCGCCCAGCACCGCCGTCGCCGCGAATACCGCGACCAGCACCGGACGCCGCCACCCCCGGGGCCGCAGCCTCGGCAGGCGGGCGGAGGGGGAGGTGCCCGCGGCCTCCTCCACCCGGCGCAGCAGTGCGCCGGTGTCAGGAACCCGGGCGGCGCGCGCCGCGTGCGTGGGGGCCAGGCAGTCCCGGACGATCTCCCGCCAGGCGTCCGGGAGTTCGGGAGACAGGCGCAACTCCTCGGTACCGCGCGCGTACCGCGTCGCCGCGTCCGTGCGTGCCTGAGTGCTTCCGCCCGGCAACGGGAAGGAGCCCGTGAGGACGACATGGGCGAGCACGCCGAAGGCCCAGACGTCGGCGGAGGGGCGTATGCGGGTGCCCCGCTCGTCGATCTCGGGCCACAGCAGCTCCGGTGGTGTGTAGTCGGGCGTGGCGAAGGCGGGTGCGTAGGCGTGCGTGCCCTCCAGTTCCGCCGCCATGTTGAAGTCCGCCAGCCGGACTGAACCGTCTTCCATCAGCAGCACGTTGGCGGGTTTCAGGTCGCCGTGCACCCAGCCCGCGTGGTGCAACTGGTGCAGGCCCTCGCAGATCTGGGCGAGCAGGGCCGTGCCCGACTCCGGCTGCGGCTCGTGTTCCAGTACGGCGTCCAGGGAGCCCTCGGCCCGCTCCAGCACGAGCACCGTGGCGCCGTCCAGCTCCGGATGCCCCGGGTCGTCGACCGTCAGGGTGTCGTACATCCGGATCAGCCGGGGCGCTCGCAGGCGGCCCAGCAACTCGACCTCGCGCTCGGCCAGTTCCCGCAGGTGTCGCAGCTGGCGTGGGGTGCGGGTGCCGGTGGGCAGGAACTTCAGGGCCGCCCGACGGGGCAGCTCCAGGCCCCCTTCCCCGGCGGGCCGGGCCGCGTACACGGTGGCGAAGGCGCCGGAGGCGAGGGGTTCGCGCACCTCCCACCGGCCGACGCGGTAGCCCTTCGGGACGGTGACGGCGTACGACCGGCCGGTCATCGGACCACCTCGCCGGCCGGGGCGGCCAGCACCACCAGGTCGTCCTCGCGGACCAGGTCGAAGCGGAGCGCGAGCGAGACCAGTGACTCCTTCTTGCCGTTGACGCGTTGACCGGGCTCGGCGGTGTCGGGGCCGGGGCGCAGCCGCAGTTTGAGGGTCAGGTAGTCGATGTTCCAGTACACGGCGGACCGGGTGACCGTCGGCCAGACGCCCCGTAACCGCTCCACCAGCTGCTCCACCGCCGGCAGCGACGCGTGCGGCTTCCCGCGCAGCCGGGGCTCGCACAGGGCGGCCAGCACCGCGAAATAGCGGCTGGTGCGGTCCAGAGCGAACGCCGGTGCCGTGGCGGCGCCGGGGAGTCCCCGGCGGTCGACGCTGCGGAAGGCGTGGCGTGGCGCCCACACGTCGAAGGTGAGCAGGTCTCCCGC
The genomic region above belongs to Streptomyces coeruleorubidus and contains:
- a CDS encoding helix-turn-helix domain-containing protein; translation: MRYRREQAGLTLEQLVEGSFRGISFLSQIERGERGMPLDLARHVDQKLGTDGFFERRCEDAAKARRVGHAWYYADVPDMEKRALSLEEWAPNVVPGLLQTGAYVRGLIQYVEPEVPPKAVEERVSARLARAELWKREDRPSYWGILSESVIRRTPLSPAVMAEQLDHILDVIRSTRNVLQIVPETVPWHPLAGGMAKIMTFPDAPPLVYTEGDLTGHIVDFPAQVKEFRRRYDWLRAVALSPEASLALMDDAARIYRDEAQQGDLT
- the purN gene encoding phosphoribosylglycinamide formyltransferase, whose protein sequence is MAAKPVAQRAKRLVVLVSGSGTNLQALLDEIDAAGAQAYGAEIVAVGADREGIEGLARAERAGLPTFVREVRDYGSRQEWDAALAEAVAAFEPDLVVSAGFMKIVGKEFLARFGGRFVNTHPALLPSFPGAHGVRDALAYGAKVTGCTVHFVDDGVDTGPIIAQGVVEVRDEDDESALHERIKEVERRLLVEVVGRLARNGYRIEGRKVVIQ
- a CDS encoding serine/threonine-protein kinase → MHSASGQQPHAVPVPQGYRVGHWEVREPLGSGAFATVYAGRPTGEADPALPRRAALKFLPTGTRTPRQLRHLRELAEREVELLGRLRAPRLIRMHETLTVDDPDHPELDGATVIVLERAETSLDAVLAHDPTPESGPALLAQICEGLHQLHHAGWIHGDLKPANVLLMKDDSVRLADFNMAAELEGTHAYAPAFATPDYTPPELLWPEVDERGTRIRPTADIWAFGVLAHVVLTGEFPLPGGTTEGRIDAATRYARGTDELRLSPELPEGWREIITDCLARTHAERTTAAALLPRVTKAAGVVTPARLPRLRPRFWQRRPVLTATLTLALLITTTSTVSAYRHVTTDDGTPVYAALPRELAFPTNARGEVVYGYHRCPEDSVCFFHEHNGNGDMCVWQGDDPDWQSGKDTCTWAADAPVRSIFNNIDDSHEESAVAYFRGTDFSPADADRRRLAQRTGCSAVNSMGNLAGTYAPRSHRLIDSCSSFTAVVDVLTPW
- a CDS encoding peptidoglycan-binding domain-containing protein; translation: MIQNRPLRTRAAVFAGVLTASLLGGVIAAAPSTFAASYPTCNGVTRVKAGGTDTVNQPYYKGNGTRNCILKYGNESSAVKELQFNLVHCHNLSTGGIDGIYGDKTREAVKAVQRDAKIGVDGIYGPDTRKAMDWYFYRNGDPGRSCLPGSFIG
- a CDS encoding serine/threonine-protein kinase, with product MTDHRWPGPADAAFDDGALEQAGTTPLQPADPGRIGPYIPLGRLGSGGMGRVYLARPADNAPGLAAVKVIRPEYAEDPRFRRRFEREAALHVRVRTARAPQLLGTGFDDSLLWMATQYLPGLNLADAVRECGPLDVAGVWRLVGDLGQALAALAAAGVVHRDLKPSNVILSQQGAHIIDFGIARATDSSVITSTGNRVGTPAFMAPEYLREGHCDTASDVFSLAGSLIYAATGRAPFGDGTGVDVMHRVAFEEPKAEIMAGLAARDAGLAAVLAACLSKDPAGRPTPRQLTEAAEAAGDPHAASWHEPLGGRLLVRQQACDVLERFTLPKAAHETVQLRGPAAQGTAIPAPAPAPGPGPGPGPGPGPGPGPGPGPEQSPTRDSGGGRTKRKVYLAVAAGLTVCAVVAGTFFLSRPSVGDTASTVPTAVATSTGDDARTAPPPGSSVSPSGAQEKEAGKEEKQGASGARADEASTDPRTDGGETRAEPTGETSGAPDGGEDGGGSDGGDPTAAPTKTATAPGAPPWISRCTYYSGTELTVRGDKGQRVVQVQCMLAQRGFKVGDAGVDGQFGGATQAAVKKFQRAKGLSADGQVGPDTWAALRSST
- a CDS encoding peptidoglycan-binding domain-containing protein, encoding MNFLRKRSRAVAAVLGAAMVTTLGLAASPASAKVSDGWIRGYGKFSDDWDDEGELSRTSWRSSNATCLWQRILWAEGAYATNYDGKIFEEGHIDGDFGWRTLYSTIDLQKKLGETADGIVGEKTFSRVNKHMYKIGGSTDSERTLYLRYEGKKHTFDLRRNTEGKYVFPDRKGDSRQAGYKYHSCG
- a CDS encoding ALF repeat-containing protein; amino-acid sequence: MRPTRTALTLVTTVALTPALLLAGPALAAESSPSSATTAATASDTAGSSVGDMSDDDVRGAIARILADPTTGRAVYAAAQKALDGTIEDQRYFLETGRWIAQAEDDRVAIARILASADPKTDKAVIREANEALDANTPEALRAFLETGYRLAVAEDDRVRVARILADPTISDALRAAAEDAIDGTPEELRYFIEMGQYEVDG
- the purH gene encoding bifunctional phosphoribosylaminoimidazolecarboxamide formyltransferase/IMP cyclohydrolase codes for the protein MTAESNKRPLRRALVSVYDKTGLEELARGLHEAGVELVSTGSTAARISAAGVPVTKVEELTGFPECLDGRVKTLHPRVHAGILADLRLEDHQRQLAELGVEPFDLVVVNLYPFRETVASGATPDECVEQIDIGGPSMVRAAAKNHPSVAVVTSPARYADVLSAVQNGGFDLATRKRLAAEAFQHTAAYDVAVASWFASSYAPVDESQFPDFLGATWEREHTLRYGENPHQPAALYVSGSGGLAEAEQLHGKEMSYNNYTDTDAARRAAYDHAEPCVAIIKHANPCGIAVGADVAEAHRKAHACDPLSAFGGVIAVNRPVSKEMAEQVAEIFTEVIVAPDYEDGALEALTKKKNIRVLRCPQGPSNPVEVKPIDGGALLQVTDRLQADGDDPANWTLAAGEALSAEELAELAFAWKACRAVKSNAILLAKDGASVGVGMGQVNRVDSAKLAVERAGAERAQGSYAASDAFFPFPDGLEILTEAGVKAVVQPGGSVRDELVVEAAQKAGVTMYFTGTRHFFH
- a CDS encoding ATP-binding protein, producing the protein MHPRPHAHEPLVLELPALPKAVPEVRRAVRDHVGGPCLEVQLCVSELLTNVIAHVGEGTPVTVHLFRTPDGRTRLEVTDPDPHAWLITRHPDEDDETGRGLLLLDAVARRWGVPLSPGGKTVWCQVSLSHDDPETFQVHPTLCPKP